In Micromonospora sp. WMMA1363, a genomic segment contains:
- the dnaN gene encoding DNA polymerase III subunit beta encodes MKFRVERDALAEAVAWTAKSLPNRPSVPVLAGVMLRVTDGDLQVSGFDYEVSSQVTVEVQGDADGAALVSGRLLAEITKALPAKPVDIAAVGAHLEIVCGSARFTLPTMPVEDYPTLPEMPESAGTVDASAFAAAVAQVAVAAGRDETLPMMTGVRIELSGRTLAMLATDRYRLALREMEWDPDDPEVSLNALVPARTLHDTAKALGPLGGQVTMALSQGAAGEGMIGFAGGTRRTTSRLLDGANYPPVRSLFPASHNAQAQVPVSTLIEVVKRVALVAERTTPVLLSFSADGLVVEAGGTEEARASEAMETTFTGDPLTIGFNPQYLIDGLVNLGAQFAVLSFVDAFKPAVMSPAGEDGVVLPGYRYLIMPIRVSR; translated from the coding sequence ATGAAGTTCCGAGTGGAGCGCGACGCGCTCGCCGAGGCCGTGGCCTGGACCGCGAAGAGCCTGCCCAACCGGCCCTCCGTGCCGGTACTCGCCGGCGTGATGTTGCGCGTCACCGACGGCGATCTGCAGGTCTCCGGCTTCGACTACGAAGTCTCCAGCCAGGTGACCGTCGAGGTGCAGGGCGACGCCGACGGCGCGGCGCTGGTCTCCGGTCGCCTCCTCGCCGAGATCACCAAGGCGTTGCCGGCCAAGCCGGTGGACATCGCAGCCGTCGGTGCCCACCTCGAAATCGTCTGCGGCAGCGCCCGGTTCACCCTGCCCACGATGCCGGTGGAGGACTACCCGACCCTCCCGGAGATGCCGGAGAGCGCCGGCACCGTGGACGCGTCCGCGTTCGCCGCCGCCGTCGCCCAGGTGGCCGTGGCAGCCGGCCGGGACGAGACGCTGCCGATGATGACCGGCGTCCGGATCGAGCTCTCCGGCCGCACTCTGGCGATGCTCGCCACCGACCGCTACCGGCTCGCCCTGCGTGAGATGGAGTGGGACCCGGACGACCCCGAGGTCAGCCTCAACGCGCTCGTGCCGGCCCGTACCCTGCACGACACCGCGAAGGCCCTCGGCCCGCTCGGCGGTCAGGTGACCATGGCCCTGTCGCAGGGGGCCGCCGGCGAGGGCATGATCGGCTTCGCTGGTGGCACCCGCCGTACCACCAGCCGTCTACTCGACGGCGCCAACTACCCACCCGTGCGGTCACTCTTCCCAGCCAGCCACAACGCACAGGCCCAGGTGCCGGTCAGCACGCTCATCGAGGTGGTGAAGCGGGTCGCCCTGGTGGCCGAGCGCACCACCCCGGTCCTGCTGAGCTTCAGCGCCGACGGGCTGGTCGTCGAGGCCGGCGGCACCGAGGAGGCGCGGGCCAGTGAGGCCATGGAAACCACCTTCACCGGTGATCCGCTGACCATCGGCTTCAACCCTCAGTACCTGATCGACGGCCTCGTGAACCTGGGGGCCCAGTTCGCCGTGCTCTCGTTCGTCGACGCCTTCAAGCCGGCGGTGATGTCGCCCGCCGGCGAGGATGGCGTGGTGCTCCCCGGGTACCGCTACCTCATCATGCCGATCCGGGTATCCCGCTGA
- the dnaA gene encoding chromosomal replication initiator protein DnaA, translated as MAGTTDLAAVWTATTEELADELVSAQQRAYLRLTRLRAIVEDTALLSVPDAFTRDVIESRLRPAITEALTRRLGRPIQVAVTVRVPEEAAGRPAGMVYRSAPEPHPGEPYGNPLGGPDGGTGWDPADDDAGRQLPLIPEQAQPERRVEDPAGSPPVAERLPPVTRDPQEPLFSTAFAESSRPDGPLLGPERHGYDEQAPRPDPRVDSRALEGRYRENGMSPRDQHVIRALPRDLGTDSGPGRADHHRPGGREERRLPAGADGGGNRLNPKYMFETFVIGSSNRFAHAAAVAVAESPAKAYNPLFIYGSSGLGKTHLLHAIGHYATTLGNARSVRYVSTEEFTNDFINSLRDDKTSAFQRRYRDVDILLIDDIQFLENRERTQEEFFHTFNTLHNANKQIVITSDRSPKQLATLEDRLRTRFEWGLLADIQPPDLETRIAILQKKAAQERLFAPPDVLEFIASRVSNSIRELEGALIRVTAFASLTRSSVELSLAEEVLRDFIPDGAGPEITADQIMVSTADYFGVSLEDLRGHSRSRVLVNARQVAMYLCRELTDLSLPRIGQAFGGRDHTTVMHADRKIRQQMAERRSLYNQIAELTNRIKQNT; from the coding sequence GTGGCCGGTACGACCGACCTTGCCGCGGTGTGGACGGCAACGACGGAGGAGCTCGCCGACGAGCTCGTCTCCGCGCAGCAGCGGGCATACCTGCGGCTTACCCGGCTGCGGGCGATCGTCGAGGACACCGCACTGCTCTCCGTCCCGGACGCCTTCACCCGGGACGTGATCGAGTCTCGGCTACGCCCCGCGATCACCGAGGCGCTCACCCGCCGGTTGGGCCGGCCGATCCAGGTTGCGGTCACCGTGCGGGTGCCGGAGGAGGCCGCCGGCCGCCCGGCGGGCATGGTCTACCGCAGCGCCCCCGAGCCGCACCCGGGCGAGCCCTACGGGAACCCGCTGGGCGGTCCCGACGGTGGCACCGGGTGGGACCCGGCGGACGACGACGCCGGCCGGCAGCTGCCGCTGATCCCCGAGCAGGCCCAGCCCGAGCGGCGGGTCGAGGACCCCGCCGGCTCCCCTCCCGTCGCCGAGCGGCTCCCCCCGGTGACCCGGGACCCTCAGGAGCCGCTGTTCAGCACCGCTTTCGCCGAGTCATCCCGGCCCGACGGTCCGCTCCTCGGTCCGGAACGGCACGGCTACGACGAGCAGGCGCCCCGGCCGGACCCGAGGGTGGACAGCCGCGCCCTCGAGGGGCGCTACCGCGAGAACGGCATGTCGCCGCGGGACCAGCACGTGATCCGTGCCCTACCCCGGGACCTCGGCACCGACAGCGGACCGGGGCGGGCGGACCACCACCGCCCTGGCGGCCGGGAGGAGCGGCGGCTGCCGGCGGGCGCCGACGGTGGCGGCAACCGGCTCAACCCGAAGTACATGTTCGAGACGTTCGTCATCGGCTCGTCGAACCGGTTCGCGCACGCGGCGGCGGTGGCGGTGGCCGAGTCACCGGCGAAGGCGTACAACCCGCTCTTCATCTACGGCAGTTCCGGGCTGGGCAAGACCCACCTACTACACGCGATCGGCCACTACGCCACGACGTTGGGCAACGCCCGCTCGGTCCGGTACGTCTCGACCGAGGAGTTCACCAACGACTTCATCAACTCGCTGCGGGACGACAAGACGAGCGCGTTCCAGCGCCGTTACCGGGACGTCGACATCCTCCTGATCGACGACATTCAGTTCCTGGAGAACCGGGAGCGGACGCAGGAGGAGTTCTTCCACACCTTCAACACCCTGCACAATGCCAACAAGCAGATCGTGATCACCTCCGACCGCTCGCCGAAGCAGCTGGCGACTCTGGAGGACCGGCTGCGGACCCGGTTCGAGTGGGGCTTGCTCGCCGACATCCAGCCGCCGGACCTGGAAACCCGCATCGCGATCCTGCAGAAGAAGGCAGCCCAGGAACGGCTGTTCGCCCCGCCGGACGTGCTGGAGTTCATCGCGTCCCGGGTGTCGAACTCGATCCGGGAACTGGAGGGCGCGCTGATCCGGGTGACCGCGTTCGCCAGCCTCACCCGCTCGTCCGTGGAGCTGTCCCTGGCCGAGGAGGTGCTCCGGGATTTCATCCCGGACGGCGCCGGCCCGGAGATCACCGCGGACCAGATCATGGTCTCCACCGCCGACTACTTCGGGGTGAGCCTGGAGGACCTGCGGGGGCACTCCCGGTCCCGGGTCCTCGTCAACGCCCGCCAGGTGGCCATGTACCTGTGCCGGGAGCTGACCGACCTGTCGCTGCCCCGGATCGGTCAGGCCTTCGGCGGCCGTGACCACACCACGGTCATGCACGCGGACCGCAAGATCCGCCAACAGATGGCCGAGCGACGTTCGCTCTACAACCAGATCGCCGAGTTGACCAACCGGATCAAGCAGAACACCTGA
- the rpmH gene encoding 50S ribosomal protein L34 has translation MSKRTYQPNTRRRAKTHGFRLRMRTRAGRAIISTRRAKGRGRLSA, from the coding sequence GTGAGCAAGCGCACCTACCAGCCGAACACCCGCCGGCGCGCGAAGACCCACGGCTTCCGGCTGCGCATGCGCACCCGTGCCGGCCGCGCCATCATCTCGACCCGTCGCGCCAAGGGGCGCGGCCGCCTGTCGGCCTGA
- the yidD gene encoding membrane protein insertion efficiency factor YidD — protein MLVGPIIAYRRWISPALPARCRFYPSCSAYAIEAVTRHGAIRGAGLTVRRLLRCHPFHPGGYDPVPEPVGHRRADVTGA, from the coding sequence GTGCTGGTCGGTCCCATCATCGCGTACCGTCGGTGGATAAGTCCGGCTCTGCCGGCCCGCTGTCGGTTCTACCCGTCGTGCAGTGCGTACGCCATCGAGGCGGTCACCCGCCACGGCGCGATCCGGGGAGCCGGCCTGACGGTCCGGCGGTTGTTGCGTTGCCACCCCTTTCACCCAGGTGGATACGACCCGGTACCGGAGCCGGTCGGTCACCGCCGTGCCGATGTGACTGGAGCCTGA
- the yidC gene encoding membrane protein insertase YidC: MSLDWIYYAISWILLVWHRAWEAIGVPDGAVLGTNWAWILAIVFLVVTVRVILFPVFVKQIKSQRAMQALQPQVKALQEKHKGDRETLQKEMMELYRKEKANPLMGCLPMFLQIPVFLGLFHVLRRLSPSNDLKTLYGWSVDQFESASAAKLFTAPIAGKFGSTAAELAALGANGTTVKVMAGVLVLVMMGTTYLTSRQMILKTGWAEDPQQRMIQRLMLYGIPLSLLVSGAIFPIGVIIYWVTNNLFTLAQQQWVLRKFPPPPNVTAKSGTSGAGRPAQPAKTAGLFGRKAATPAPTKPAAPKVAGPKPGAKPMNPKKGRPAKRQG; encoded by the coding sequence TTGAGTCTCGACTGGATCTACTATGCGATCTCGTGGATCCTCTTGGTCTGGCACCGGGCCTGGGAGGCCATCGGGGTACCGGACGGCGCGGTGCTCGGCACCAACTGGGCCTGGATCCTCGCCATCGTCTTCCTGGTGGTCACCGTCCGGGTGATCCTCTTCCCGGTCTTCGTCAAGCAGATCAAGTCGCAGCGGGCGATGCAGGCGCTCCAGCCGCAGGTCAAGGCGCTGCAGGAGAAGCACAAGGGTGACCGGGAGACGCTCCAGAAGGAGATGATGGAGCTCTACCGGAAGGAAAAGGCCAACCCACTCATGGGCTGCCTTCCGATGTTCCTCCAGATCCCGGTCTTCCTCGGCCTCTTCCACGTGCTCCGCCGCCTCAGTCCGAGCAACGACCTCAAGACCCTCTACGGCTGGTCGGTCGACCAGTTCGAGAGCGCGTCGGCCGCCAAGCTGTTCACCGCGCCGATCGCCGGCAAGTTCGGCTCCACCGCCGCGGAACTCGCCGCCCTGGGGGCCAACGGCACCACGGTCAAGGTGATGGCCGGTGTCCTGGTGCTGGTGATGATGGGCACCACCTACCTGACCAGCCGTCAGATGATCCTCAAGACCGGCTGGGCCGAGGATCCGCAGCAGCGGATGATCCAGCGACTGATGCTCTACGGCATTCCGCTGTCGCTGCTCGTCTCCGGTGCGATCTTCCCAATCGGTGTGATCATCTACTGGGTCACCAACAACCTCTTCACGCTCGCGCAGCAGCAGTGGGTGCTGCGCAAGTTCCCGCCACCGCCCAACGTCACCGCCAAGTCGGGCACCTCAGGCGCGGGTAGGCCGGCGCAGCCGGCGAAGACCGCTGGGCTGTTCGGCCGCAAGGCTGCCACGCCGGCCCCCACCAAGCCGGCCGCGCCCAAGGTGGCCGGGCCCAAGCCGGGTGCCAAGCCGATGAACCCGAAGAAGGGGCGCCCCGCCAAGCGGCAAGGCTGA
- a CDS encoding R3H domain-containing nucleic acid-binding protein yields MTETSIPRGEESLDTEGTALTAPQGTDEPGEAAGGETEKKAVAESDLFHQSEIAADYVEGLLDILDYDGDIDELVSGGRPVVEVVGGRLQNLVGQRGATLEALQELARLAVFRQTGTPSRLLLDVGGYRASRRKELAAVAKNAVEKVKEHGDPVRLEPMSAFERKCVHDVVNAMTGVESESEGIEPNRRIIVRPAD; encoded by the coding sequence GTGACCGAGACCAGCATCCCCCGCGGCGAGGAGTCCCTGGACACCGAGGGGACAGCGCTGACCGCCCCGCAGGGCACCGACGAACCCGGCGAGGCCGCCGGCGGCGAGACGGAGAAGAAAGCTGTCGCCGAGAGCGACCTGTTCCACCAAAGCGAGATCGCCGCGGACTACGTAGAGGGACTGCTCGACATCCTCGACTATGACGGCGACATCGACGAGCTGGTTTCCGGCGGACGGCCGGTGGTCGAGGTGGTCGGCGGTCGGCTGCAGAACCTGGTGGGCCAGCGCGGTGCCACCCTGGAGGCGCTTCAGGAGCTGGCCCGGCTTGCCGTCTTCCGGCAGACCGGGACTCCCAGCCGGCTGCTGCTCGACGTGGGCGGATACCGCGCCAGCCGGCGCAAGGAGCTTGCCGCCGTGGCGAAGAACGCGGTGGAGAAGGTCAAGGAGCACGGCGATCCTGTCCGTCTGGAGCCGATGTCCGCTTTCGAGCGCAAGTGCGTCCACGACGTCGTGAACGCGATGACCGGGGTGGAGAGCGAGTCTGAGGGCATCGAGCCGAATCGGCGCATCATCGTCCGGCCGGCGGACTGA
- the rsmG gene encoding 16S rRNA (guanine(527)-N(7))-methyltransferase RsmG: MVPDPADARLPFELAGAARALFGDRLDLATSYAELLVTDGVVRGLIGPREAPRIWDRHLLNCAATAERIPPGATVLDVGSGAGLPGLVLAVARPDLIVTLIEPLARRTAFLVEAVERLGLTRNVRVFRGRAEEAVVGVGGAGPLAGDVVTARAVAPLDRLCAWCLPLATPGGRLIALKGALAAEEVAEHAAIVNRLGGGMPEVRRCGEGVIDPPTTVVEIVRERVVGPIRSKPAKRSRGGRRR, from the coding sequence CTGGTCCCCGACCCGGCCGATGCCAGGTTGCCGTTCGAGTTGGCCGGAGCGGCGCGGGCACTTTTCGGTGACCGGCTCGACCTGGCCACCTCGTATGCCGAACTGCTGGTGACCGACGGGGTGGTCCGCGGTCTGATCGGGCCTCGGGAGGCACCCCGGATCTGGGATCGGCACCTGCTGAACTGCGCTGCGACGGCTGAGCGGATTCCGCCCGGCGCCACGGTGCTCGACGTGGGCTCGGGTGCCGGGCTGCCCGGCCTGGTACTGGCCGTGGCGCGGCCGGACCTGATCGTGACGCTGATCGAGCCGCTCGCCCGCCGTACCGCCTTTCTGGTCGAGGCGGTAGAGCGCCTCGGGCTCACCCGGAACGTCCGGGTGTTCCGCGGCCGGGCCGAGGAGGCGGTGGTCGGTGTCGGCGGGGCGGGACCGCTTGCCGGTGACGTGGTGACCGCGCGTGCCGTAGCACCGCTTGACCGGCTCTGCGCGTGGTGCCTGCCGCTGGCCACACCTGGCGGTCGGCTGATTGCTCTCAAGGGTGCGTTGGCGGCAGAAGAGGTAGCCGAGCACGCGGCGATCGTGAACCGGCTCGGCGGCGGAATGCCTGAGGTGCGTCGCTGCGGCGAAGGCGTGATCGACCCGCCGACGACGGTGGTGGAGATCGTTCGCGAGCGAGTGGTGGGGCCGATTCGGTCGAAGCCCGCGAAGCGGTCGCGCGGTGGCCGGCGCCGCTGA
- a CDS encoding ParA family protein, with translation MHDDGRYDDPQVNGAVGDPVSRETDHDGWAAHGALTSPSSVRPDDAPTNRRVAPATGVARPVPPAVTMARSVPDGTRAGNAPAVERVTSTHGNAAVATRSEGAVPQQPVPGSVVDAGRVTDTTADRPVAYGQGEAEDTYVSRETPMREEDDPPLAMEAMRAVQILNPSGEVTMPRPDRTRVMCVANQKGGVGKTTTTVNLAVALALHGNRVLVVDLDPQGNASTGLNVPHHTGVPDVYDCLINSVPLEDVAQTVEGIPNLWCVPATIDLAGAEIELVSVVARESRLARAITAYPGHFDYVFIDCPPSLGLLTVNALVAAQEVLIPIQCEYYALEGLNQLINNINLVRQHLNPRLDVSTILLTMYDRRTRLADAVEQDVRNHFGDKVLQAVIPRNVRVSEAPSYGQSVMTYDPGSRGATSYFEAAHEIAERGVTAPVIRNA, from the coding sequence GTGCATGACGACGGCAGGTACGACGATCCACAGGTGAATGGGGCGGTTGGTGATCCTGTTTCACGTGAAACCGACCACGACGGCTGGGCGGCGCACGGCGCGTTGACGAGCCCTTCCTCTGTCCGACCGGACGACGCCCCGACCAACCGGCGAGTGGCGCCGGCAACAGGCGTGGCGCGACCCGTGCCGCCGGCGGTGACGATGGCGCGGAGCGTGCCGGACGGAACCCGCGCCGGCAACGCGCCCGCCGTCGAGCGGGTGACGTCGACCCACGGCAACGCCGCTGTGGCCACCCGTTCCGAGGGGGCCGTGCCCCAACAGCCGGTGCCGGGTTCGGTGGTGGACGCCGGTCGGGTGACCGACACGACGGCGGATCGACCCGTGGCCTACGGGCAGGGTGAGGCCGAGGACACGTACGTTTCACGTGAAACTCCGATGCGCGAAGAGGATGATCCACCGTTGGCGATGGAAGCGATGCGTGCCGTGCAGATCCTGAATCCGAGCGGGGAGGTGACGATGCCCCGTCCCGACCGGACCCGGGTGATGTGCGTCGCGAACCAGAAGGGCGGGGTGGGAAAGACCACCACGACGGTGAACCTGGCAGTGGCGCTTGCCCTGCACGGGAATCGAGTGCTCGTGGTCGACCTCGACCCCCAGGGCAACGCCTCGACGGGGCTGAACGTCCCGCACCACACGGGGGTGCCGGACGTCTACGACTGCCTCATCAACAGCGTGCCGCTGGAGGACGTCGCCCAGACGGTCGAGGGCATCCCCAACCTGTGGTGCGTCCCTGCGACGATCGACCTCGCCGGTGCGGAGATCGAGCTGGTTTCCGTGGTAGCCCGGGAGTCCCGCCTGGCCCGGGCCATCACCGCGTACCCCGGTCACTTTGACTACGTCTTCATCGACTGTCCACCGTCGCTGGGCCTGCTCACGGTCAACGCGCTGGTGGCCGCGCAGGAGGTGCTCATCCCGATTCAGTGCGAGTACTACGCGCTGGAGGGGCTCAACCAGCTCATCAACAACATCAACCTGGTCCGTCAACACCTAAACCCGCGGCTGGACGTCTCGACCATCCTGCTCACCATGTACGACCGGCGCACGCGCCTGGCGGATGCGGTCGAGCAGGATGTCCGCAACCACTTCGGCGACAAGGTGCTTCAGGCGGTCATCCCGCGCAACGTCCGGGTTTCGGAGGCGCCCAGCTACGGCCAGTCCGTGATGACCTACGATCCCGGATCGCGGGGGGCGACGAGCTACTTCGAGGCCGCCCACGAGATCGCTGAGCGGGGCGTCACGGCGCCGGTGATCCGCAATGCGTAG
- a CDS encoding ParB/RepB/Spo0J family partition protein, whose protein sequence is MKNRPKGGLGRGLGALIPTGPATTSASDPTVGGPLVVPADVPPPPPVGGQDGAALSPVPGARFAEIPVDAIVPNPKQPRQVFDEDALAELKISIQEVGFLQPIVVRQLDDDTFELVMGERRWRAAQAVGRDSIPAIVRDTRDDAMLRDALLENIHRANLNPLEEAAAYQQLLDEFGATHEELARRIGRSRPQISNTIRLLNLPAQVQRRVAAGVLSAGHARALLSLDDAGAQDQLALRIVAEGLSVRVTEEIVALSLSDDASPKEPAKRRQKPHAPALSDLADRLADRFDTRVKVDIGRSKGKITIEFATVDDLERIVGIIGVDKEEPEA, encoded by the coding sequence ATGAAGAACCGTCCCAAGGGCGGTCTGGGTCGAGGGCTGGGTGCGCTCATCCCCACCGGACCGGCGACGACCAGCGCGTCCGATCCGACGGTGGGTGGCCCGCTGGTCGTGCCGGCAGACGTACCACCACCACCGCCCGTTGGCGGCCAGGACGGGGCCGCCCTGAGCCCGGTACCGGGCGCCCGCTTCGCCGAGATCCCGGTCGACGCGATCGTGCCGAATCCAAAACAGCCCCGGCAGGTCTTCGACGAGGACGCCCTGGCGGAGCTGAAGATCTCGATCCAGGAGGTCGGCTTCCTCCAGCCGATCGTCGTCCGACAGCTCGACGACGACACGTTCGAACTGGTCATGGGTGAGCGGCGCTGGCGGGCCGCGCAGGCGGTCGGCCGGGACAGCATCCCCGCGATCGTTCGGGACACTCGTGACGACGCGATGCTCCGGGACGCGTTGTTGGAGAACATCCACCGGGCCAATCTGAACCCGCTGGAGGAGGCAGCCGCGTACCAGCAACTTCTGGACGAGTTCGGTGCCACCCACGAGGAGTTGGCTCGCCGGATCGGGCGGAGTCGACCGCAGATATCCAACACCATCCGGCTGCTGAACCTCCCCGCCCAGGTACAGCGCCGCGTCGCCGCCGGAGTGCTCTCCGCCGGGCATGCTCGGGCGTTGCTGAGCCTCGACGACGCGGGGGCACAGGACCAACTCGCCCTGCGGATCGTCGCAGAGGGGCTTTCCGTCCGGGTGACCGAGGAGATCGTCGCACTGTCGCTCAGTGACGATGCCAGCCCGAAGGAGCCGGCCAAGCGTCGCCAGAAGCCGCACGCGCCCGCCCTGTCGGATCTCGCCGACCGGCTCGCCGATCGCTTCGATACCCGGGTGAAGGTTGACATCGGCCGGAGCAAAGGGAAGATCACGATCGAGTTCGCGACGGTCGACGACTTGGAGCGCATCGTGGGCATCATCGGGGTCGACAAAGAGGAGCCGGAGGCCTAA
- a CDS encoding D-alanine--D-alanine ligase, with the protein MRTTAADPAVVTDLHVLVLAGGLSYERDVSLRSGRRVLDALRAAGMDAELRDADIALLPALTADPPDAVVIALHGATGEDGSLRGVLDLCDVPYVGCDARASRLAWDKPSAKTVLREAGIPTPDWVALPHDRFSELGAVAVLDRIVDRLGLPLMVKPAQGGSGLGAAVVRDDASLPAAMVGCFAYDPTALVERYVPGMDVAVSVVDLGDGPQALPAVEIVPRNGVYDYAARYTAGRTTWHTPARLAPEVANAVAEVAIAAHTALGLRDLSRVDLIVDEAGQPHVLEVNVSPGMTETSLLPLAVQAAGLDFGRVIGSLVSRAAARGT; encoded by the coding sequence ATGCGTACGACCGCTGCCGACCCCGCCGTCGTGACCGACCTGCACGTTCTGGTGCTCGCCGGCGGCCTCTCCTACGAACGGGACGTCTCGCTCCGGTCCGGCCGTCGCGTGCTGGACGCGCTACGCGCCGCCGGTATGGATGCCGAGCTCCGGGACGCCGACATCGCCCTGTTGCCCGCCCTCACCGCCGACCCGCCGGACGCGGTGGTGATCGCCCTGCACGGCGCCACCGGCGAGGACGGCTCGCTCCGGGGTGTGCTGGACCTCTGCGACGTCCCGTACGTCGGCTGCGACGCCCGCGCCTCCCGGCTCGCCTGGGACAAGCCGTCGGCCAAGACAGTGCTCCGTGAGGCCGGCATCCCCACGCCAGACTGGGTGGCGCTCCCACACGACCGTTTCTCCGAGTTGGGCGCGGTGGCAGTGCTGGACCGGATCGTCGACCGGCTGGGCCTTCCGCTGATGGTTAAACCCGCCCAGGGTGGCTCGGGCCTGGGCGCCGCCGTGGTCCGGGACGACGCGTCGCTGCCGGCCGCCATGGTGGGTTGTTTCGCCTACGACCCGACGGCTCTGGTGGAACGCTACGTGCCCGGCATGGACGTGGCCGTCTCCGTGGTCGACCTGGGCGACGGGCCGCAGGCGCTGCCGGCAGTGGAGATCGTGCCGCGCAACGGCGTGTACGACTACGCCGCCCGGTACACCGCGGGCCGCACCACCTGGCACACCCCGGCGCGGCTGGCGCCCGAGGTGGCCAATGCGGTCGCCGAGGTGGCCATCGCCGCCCACACCGCGCTCGGGCTGCGCGACCTCAGCCGGGTCGACCTCATCGTCGACGAGGCCGGCCAACCGCACGTCCTCGAGGTGAACGTGTCGCCCGGAATGACGGAGACCTCGCTGCTGCCGCTCGCAGTGCAGGCAGCCGGCCTCGACTTCGGTCGGGTGATCGGCTCCCTGGTGTCCCGCGCCGCCGCCCGCGGAACCTGA
- a CDS encoding PLP-dependent aminotransferase family protein, whose product MTGTTLDDYTDRYARRVRGMTASEIRALFAVASRPEVVSLAGGAPYIAALPLDAVGEMLGRLGADHGATTLQYGIGQGTPELRERICEVMALSGIDAACGASPDDVVVTVGGQQALDLVARLFLDPGDVVLAEGPTYVGALGVFQAAQAQVAHVPMDDDGLIPEALEAAIAEQARAGRRVKFLYTIPTYQNPTGVTLAEQRRERVLDICERAGLLVVEDDPYGQLGFSGAAPAPLRARRRDGIFYLSTFSKTFAPGLRVGWILAPHAVRDKLVIASEAQILCPSGYAQAAVATYLDTMPWREQLKIYREVYRERRDAMLDALADLMPAGTTWTRPGGGLFVWATLPAGMDSKAMMPRAIAARVAYVPGTGFYADGTGTDHMRLNFSFPPPERIREGVRRLAGVMEQDIAMRRVFGAVGRAEPRRGGAGSDAPGPDLA is encoded by the coding sequence ATGACCGGCACGACGCTCGACGACTACACCGACCGCTACGCCCGGCGTGTCCGGGGCATGACCGCCTCGGAGATCCGGGCGCTCTTCGCGGTGGCCAGCCGGCCGGAGGTGGTCTCGCTCGCCGGTGGCGCCCCCTACATCGCCGCGCTTCCGCTGGACGCGGTCGGTGAGATGCTCGGCCGGCTCGGCGCCGACCACGGCGCCACGACCCTCCAGTACGGCATCGGACAGGGCACCCCGGAGCTGCGCGAGCGGATCTGCGAGGTGATGGCGCTCTCCGGCATCGACGCCGCCTGTGGCGCCTCCCCGGACGACGTGGTGGTCACCGTCGGTGGCCAGCAGGCGCTGGACCTGGTCGCTCGGCTCTTCCTCGACCCGGGCGACGTGGTCCTCGCCGAGGGCCCCACGTACGTCGGGGCCCTCGGGGTGTTCCAAGCTGCCCAGGCGCAGGTCGCGCACGTCCCGATGGACGACGACGGGCTGATCCCCGAGGCGTTGGAGGCGGCCATCGCCGAGCAGGCGCGGGCCGGACGCCGGGTGAAGTTCCTCTACACCATCCCCACCTACCAGAACCCGACCGGCGTGACGCTCGCCGAACAGCGGCGGGAGCGGGTGCTCGACATCTGCGAACGCGCCGGCCTGCTGGTGGTGGAGGACGACCCGTACGGCCAGCTCGGTTTCTCCGGTGCCGCCCCGGCGCCACTGCGCGCCCGCCGCCGGGACGGCATCTTCTACCTCAGCACCTTTTCCAAGACCTTCGCCCCCGGGCTGCGGGTGGGCTGGATCCTGGCGCCGCACGCGGTCCGCGACAAACTGGTGATTGCCAGCGAGGCGCAGATCCTCTGCCCGAGTGGCTACGCTCAGGCGGCGGTGGCCACCTACCTCGACACGATGCCGTGGCGCGAGCAGCTCAAAATCTACCGAGAGGTCTACCGCGAGCGGCGGGACGCGATGCTCGACGCTCTCGCGGACCTGATGCCCGCCGGTACGACGTGGACCCGCCCGGGCGGCGGCCTCTTCGTCTGGGCGACGCTACCCGCCGGGATGGACTCGAAGGCGATGATGCCGCGCGCGATCGCCGCCCGGGTCGCCTACGTTCCCGGCACCGGCTTCTACGCCGACGGCACCGGCACCGATCATATGCGGCTCAACTTCTCCTTCCCGCCGCCCGAGCGGATCCGGGAGGGTGTTCGGCGACTGGCCGGCGTCATGGAGCAGGACATCGCCATGCGCCGCGTGTTCGGTGCGGTGGGGCGGGCGGAGCCCCGCCGAGGTGGGGCCGGTTCGGACGCACCGGGACCTGACTTGGCATGA